In one Achromobacter spanius genomic region, the following are encoded:
- a CDS encoding PQQ-dependent sugar dehydrogenase — translation MQSRTAASTRALSLFSVSTLLMAGVMAFAKPAHASQEPPSVAARVTPVVSGLDHPWAMAFLPDGGVLITERPGTLRLLRTPGGLSKPLSGVPKVAARGQGGLLDVALSPDFAKDRYVYLSYAESDGDKSGTAVGRGRLSDDASGLEDFKVLFRQMPKLSSGLHFGSRLVFDGKGHLFIALGENNQRPTAQDLDKLQGKVVRLKLDGSVPEDNPFVGKAGARPEIWSYGHRNPQGMAINPWSGDLWENEHGPRGGDEINLVQPGKNYGWPLATHGINYSGLRIPEAKGDTAPGTEPPLFWWAKSPAISGMAFYDADRFPAWKNSVFIGALGNQNLIRLTLDGNRVVGQEWLLVDRKSRIRDVRQGPDGYVYVLTDASPGQLLRLAPADSGG, via the coding sequence ATGCAGTCACGCACCGCCGCCAGCACGCGCGCGCTCTCACTTTTTTCGGTCTCAACGTTACTCATGGCGGGCGTCATGGCGTTCGCCAAACCTGCACATGCAAGCCAGGAGCCGCCTTCCGTTGCGGCACGCGTGACGCCAGTGGTGAGCGGGCTGGATCATCCCTGGGCCATGGCATTCTTGCCTGACGGCGGGGTGCTGATCACGGAACGGCCCGGCACGCTACGCCTGTTGCGCACGCCGGGCGGCTTGTCCAAGCCGCTGTCCGGGGTGCCGAAGGTGGCGGCGCGCGGGCAGGGCGGCTTGCTGGATGTGGCGCTGTCGCCCGACTTTGCGAAAGACCGGTACGTGTATCTGTCTTATGCCGAATCCGATGGCGACAAAAGCGGCACGGCGGTTGGCCGGGGCCGGCTGTCCGACGATGCCAGTGGCCTGGAAGATTTCAAGGTGCTTTTCCGGCAGATGCCGAAGCTGTCATCCGGCCTGCATTTCGGTTCGCGCCTGGTGTTCGATGGCAAAGGCCATCTTTTCATTGCGCTGGGTGAGAACAACCAGCGCCCCACCGCGCAGGATCTGGACAAGCTGCAAGGCAAGGTCGTGCGCCTGAAGCTGGATGGCTCGGTGCCTGAAGACAACCCCTTCGTGGGCAAGGCCGGCGCGCGGCCCGAGATCTGGTCCTATGGTCATCGCAACCCGCAGGGCATGGCGATCAACCCGTGGTCCGGCGATCTTTGGGAAAACGAACACGGCCCCCGTGGCGGCGACGAAATCAACCTGGTTCAGCCGGGCAAGAACTATGGCTGGCCGTTGGCTACGCATGGCATCAACTATTCGGGCCTGCGCATCCCCGAGGCCAAGGGCGACACCGCGCCGGGCACGGAACCGCCGCTGTTCTGGTGGGCCAAGTCGCCCGCCATCAGCGGCATGGCGTTCTACGATGCCGACCGCTTTCCAGCTTGGAAGAACTCGGTGTTCATCGGCGCCTTGGGTAATCAGAACCTGATCCGCCTGACGCTGGACGGCAACCGCGTCGTGGGCCAGGAATGGCTGCTGGTGGACCGCAAGAGCCGGATACGCGACGTGCGGCAAGGGCCGGACGGCTATGTGTATGTGCTGACCGATGCCTCACCCGGCCAATTGCTGCGGCTGGCGCCGGCCGATTCTGGAGGGTAA
- a CDS encoding glutathione S-transferase family protein, with amino-acid sequence MKLYYMPGACSLASHIVLEWVGQPYETHQLSREALKAPEFLKVNPLGAVPALTDGDWTLTQNVAILEYIAEQSPQSKLLGDGSARSRADVRRWLGFINSDIHKTFSMIFGASRFLGDEGAQKELAGSASKLLTKLFSQLDAQLAGKPYLAGDAPSIADAYLYVVLRWARAKEVDLAGQDNLAAFEKRMEADKGVQAALKAEGL; translated from the coding sequence ATGAAACTGTACTACATGCCCGGCGCGTGCTCGCTCGCTTCCCACATTGTTCTTGAGTGGGTCGGCCAGCCCTACGAAACGCACCAGCTCAGCCGCGAAGCGCTCAAGGCCCCAGAATTTCTGAAGGTGAATCCGCTAGGCGCCGTGCCCGCCCTGACCGATGGCGACTGGACCCTGACGCAGAACGTCGCCATCCTGGAATACATTGCCGAACAGTCGCCGCAAAGCAAGCTGCTGGGCGACGGCAGCGCGCGTTCGCGGGCGGACGTGCGCCGCTGGTTGGGCTTCATCAACTCCGACATCCACAAGACCTTCTCGATGATCTTCGGCGCGTCCCGCTTCCTGGGCGATGAAGGCGCGCAGAAGGAACTGGCCGGCTCGGCCTCCAAGCTGCTGACCAAGTTGTTCTCGCAACTGGATGCGCAACTGGCGGGCAAACCGTACCTGGCGGGCGACGCGCCCTCCATCGCCGATGCGTATCTGTACGTGGTGCTGCGCTGGGCACGCGCCAAGGAAGTGGACCTGGCTGGCCAGGACAATCTGGCGGCGTTCGAAAAGCGCATGGAAGCCGACAAGGGCGTCCAGGCCGCGCTGAAGGCCGAAGGGCTGTAA
- a CDS encoding LysR family transcriptional regulator, producing the protein MDVEGYADEVGPSAGRPLNLRQIEVFRAIMMSGSISSAGRMLHVSQPAVSRVLALTESRLGYRLFERVKSRLSPTAEARRLYAEVEQVYGGIQRVNDLAASLGQSGAGMLKIVASASYGQRLIPMALERFRGRNAGARVDYRSVTFDELAAYFLSGQADIGISMQPPDHPNLTSIRLARVPVVCVLPVSHPLASHDVVHPEDFSSAAWIGYPRDTPLGRSLTTFFGGGPLCAAAIEVHSPVTACSFVQQGLGPALVDAWCVSTEQSAHMVLRPIEPEASVEVWATYSNLSAPPLLARRFLAAVKKILEGEAEAG; encoded by the coding sequence ATGGATGTGGAAGGCTACGCCGACGAGGTCGGCCCCAGCGCCGGGCGGCCGTTGAACCTGCGTCAGATCGAGGTCTTTCGGGCCATCATGATGTCGGGGTCCATCAGCAGCGCGGGGCGCATGCTGCATGTGTCGCAGCCGGCCGTCAGCCGGGTGCTGGCGTTGACGGAAAGCCGCCTGGGCTACCGCTTGTTTGAGCGGGTCAAGAGCCGCTTGTCGCCCACGGCCGAAGCGCGCCGGCTGTATGCGGAAGTGGAGCAGGTGTATGGCGGCATCCAGCGGGTGAACGATCTGGCGGCCAGCCTGGGGCAATCGGGCGCGGGCATGTTGAAGATCGTGGCCAGCGCCAGTTATGGGCAGCGGCTGATTCCCATGGCGCTTGAGCGGTTTCGGGGCCGCAACGCAGGGGCGCGGGTGGACTATCGCAGCGTCACGTTCGACGAGTTGGCGGCGTACTTTTTGTCGGGCCAGGCAGATATCGGCATCTCGATGCAGCCGCCCGACCATCCCAACCTGACATCAATCCGGCTGGCGCGGGTGCCGGTGGTCTGTGTGCTGCCAGTAAGCCATCCGCTCGCCAGCCACGACGTGGTGCATCCCGAGGATTTCTCGTCTGCCGCGTGGATTGGCTATCCGCGCGACACTCCACTGGGCCGGTCGCTGACCACGTTCTTTGGCGGCGGCCCGCTGTGCGCGGCGGCGATCGAAGTGCATTCACCGGTGACGGCGTGCTCGTTTGTGCAGCAGGGCTTGGGTCCGGCCTTGGTGGACGCGTGGTGTGTATCGACCGAGCAGTCGGCGCATATGGTGTTGCGGCCCATCGAGCCCGAAGCCAGTGTCGAGGTGTGGGCCACGTATTCGAACCTGAGCGCGCCGCCGTTGTTGGCGCGCAGGTTTCTGGCGGCGGTGAAAAAAATCTTGGAAGGGGAAGCAGAGGCGGGCTGA
- a CDS encoding Bug family tripartite tricarboxylate transporter substrate binding protein produces the protein MHRTFFRSLSALAISAALIGTASAAGAYPDKPITFVVPSAAGGSPDVLSRLITTQIAKDTGATMVIENRPGAAGNIGISLIKRAAADGYTVGYGNINTLAVNRSLFKRLPYDVDQDLTPVAHMFDLYNALIVPAGSPVKSVQDLIDRAKKEPGRLSYGASGVGTTGHMGGELFKSMAKVDVMFIPYNGGPAAIQDLLGGRLDYLFVNTSEAAPLVASGKVRAIGVSSLKRLALMPDVPTLDESGLKGYQTVAWGGVVAPKGTPPEVVMTLNAAIQKALQAPEVRTGLATLGAEPATGSPEEFKQLIDRETAKWKQIIDTAGIEKLD, from the coding sequence ATGCATCGCACCTTTTTCCGCAGCCTGTCCGCGCTGGCCATCAGCGCCGCCCTGATCGGCACGGCCTCGGCCGCCGGCGCCTATCCCGACAAGCCCATCACCTTCGTGGTGCCGTCTGCCGCGGGCGGTTCGCCCGACGTGCTGTCGCGCCTGATCACCACGCAAATCGCCAAGGACACCGGCGCCACGATGGTGATTGAAAACCGTCCCGGCGCAGCGGGCAACATCGGCATCTCGCTGATCAAGCGCGCCGCCGCCGATGGCTACACCGTGGGCTACGGCAACATCAACACGCTGGCCGTGAACCGCTCGCTGTTCAAGCGCCTGCCTTACGACGTGGACCAGGACCTGACCCCGGTCGCGCACATGTTCGACCTGTACAACGCGCTGATCGTGCCGGCAGGATCGCCCGTGAAAAGCGTGCAGGACCTGATCGACCGCGCCAAGAAGGAACCCGGCCGCCTGTCCTACGGCGCCTCGGGCGTGGGCACCACCGGCCACATGGGCGGTGAACTTTTCAAGAGCATGGCCAAGGTGGACGTCATGTTCATCCCGTACAACGGCGGCCCCGCCGCCATCCAGGACCTGCTGGGCGGCCGCCTGGACTACCTGTTCGTCAACACCTCGGAAGCCGCGCCGCTGGTCGCCAGCGGCAAGGTGCGCGCCATTGGCGTCAGCAGCCTGAAGCGCCTGGCGCTGATGCCCGACGTGCCCACGCTGGATGAATCCGGCCTGAAGGGTTATCAAACCGTGGCCTGGGGCGGCGTCGTCGCCCCCAAGGGCACGCCGCCGGAAGTGGTGATGACGCTGAACGCCGCCATCCAGAAAGCGCTGCAAGCGCCTGAAGTGCGTACCGGCCTGGCCACGCTGGGCGCCGAACCCGCCACCGGCTCGCCGGAGGAATTCAAGCAATTGATTGATCGCGAAACCGCCAAGTGGAAGCAGATCATCGACACCGCTGGCATCGAAAAGCTGGACTAA
- a CDS encoding N-acyl-D-amino-acid deacylase family protein produces MTLPTLQADFIVAGATLIDGSGGPAQVGDLAVLGERIVAVGSFAHPAGVPVIDGRGQVLAPGFIDSHTHDDGYLLAHPDMLPKVSQGITTVVTGNCGISLAPLQRDNIPQPLDLLGPAELFRFDTFQAWMDALRNTPAAVNVIPLVGHTTLRVAVMDDTSRAANDTERAAMRGLLQEALDAGAFGVSTGTFYPPASAAPTDEIIDVCLPLKAAKQAGRPGLYATHLRDEADHIVPAMEEALLIGRELDCRVVFSHHKLAGERNHGRTRETLDLINRAAASQPVCLDCHPYPATSTMLRLDRARLASRTMITWSKGYPEATGRDFAEVMQELGLDDEAAVARLAPAGAIYFLMDPADVQRIFAHPLTMVGSDGLPFDPHPHPRQWGTFTNVLRTMVREQQLMSLEAAIHKMTGLAADQYGIAGRGLLRQGYHADLVLFDPATVTDMATFSAPIQASQGIHAVWVNGKQVWDGEQTSTQRPGHVLTPGEALVRSE; encoded by the coding sequence ATGACCTTGCCCACCTTGCAGGCGGACTTCATCGTGGCGGGCGCCACGCTTATCGACGGCTCGGGCGGCCCCGCCCAAGTGGGCGACCTGGCCGTGCTGGGCGAGCGCATCGTGGCGGTGGGCAGCTTTGCCCACCCCGCGGGCGTGCCGGTGATCGACGGGCGTGGCCAGGTGCTGGCGCCCGGCTTCATTGATTCCCACACTCACGATGACGGCTACCTGCTGGCGCATCCCGACATGCTGCCCAAGGTGTCGCAGGGCATCACCACTGTCGTCACCGGCAACTGCGGCATCAGCCTCGCGCCACTTCAGCGCGACAACATTCCGCAGCCGCTGGACCTGCTCGGCCCCGCCGAGCTGTTCCGCTTCGACACATTCCAAGCGTGGATGGACGCGCTGCGCAACACGCCCGCCGCGGTCAACGTGATTCCGCTGGTGGGCCACACCACCTTGCGAGTGGCCGTGATGGACGACACCTCGCGCGCCGCTAACGACACCGAACGCGCCGCCATGCGTGGCCTGCTGCAAGAAGCGCTGGACGCGGGCGCCTTCGGCGTATCCACCGGCACCTTCTATCCGCCGGCCAGCGCCGCGCCCACCGATGAAATCATCGACGTTTGCCTGCCCTTGAAGGCAGCCAAGCAAGCGGGCCGCCCCGGCCTGTACGCCACCCACCTGCGCGACGAGGCCGACCACATCGTGCCCGCCATGGAAGAGGCGCTGCTGATCGGCCGCGAACTTGATTGCCGCGTGGTGTTCTCGCACCACAAGCTGGCCGGTGAACGCAATCACGGCCGCACGCGCGAAACGCTGGACCTGATCAACCGCGCCGCCGCCAGCCAGCCCGTCTGCCTGGACTGCCACCCGTATCCCGCCACGTCCACCATGCTGCGGCTGGACCGCGCGCGCCTGGCCAGCCGCACGATGATTACGTGGTCCAAGGGCTACCCCGAGGCCACCGGCCGCGATTTCGCCGAGGTCATGCAGGAACTGGGCCTGGACGACGAAGCCGCCGTGGCCCGTCTGGCGCCTGCCGGCGCCATCTACTTCCTGATGGACCCCGCCGACGTCCAGCGCATCTTCGCGCATCCGCTGACGATGGTCGGTTCCGACGGCCTGCCCTTCGACCCGCATCCGCACCCCCGCCAATGGGGCACCTTCACCAACGTGCTGCGCACGATGGTGCGCGAACAGCAACTGATGTCCCTGGAAGCCGCCATCCACAAAATGACCGGGCTGGCGGCTGACCAATATGGCATCGCCGGGCGCGGTCTGCTGCGCCAGGGTTATCATGCTGACCTGGTGCTGTTCGACCCCGCCACCGTGACGGATATGGCGACGTTTTCAGCTCCCATTCAGGCAAGCCAGGGCATCCATGCCGTGTGGGTCAATGGCAAGCAGGTCTGGGACGGAGAACAAACCAGCACGCAACGCCCGGGCCACGTATTGACGCCCGGTGAAGCATTAGTTCGGAGTGAGTAA
- a CDS encoding aspartate/glutamate racemase family protein, with amino-acid sequence MAGAAFALRLAALTPAAIDQQHIPTLLRNDPRIPDRSSAYMAGGESPLPHMIQGVRFLEEAGAQLIAIPCNTAHLWYADIAASTGVPVLHIIEAVIDDLRRLGLPRGRIGLMGTAATLKLGLYQQHLQAQGYDCIVPDDDEVERYCMGSIRAVKGNRLEEAFAPAAECIARLKARGADAVVLGCTELPLAVPHALRPSLGVTLTDSIDALARAAIAHYEADLARQRIAA; translated from the coding sequence ATGGCCGGCGCGGCCTTTGCCCTACGCCTGGCGGCGCTGACGCCCGCCGCGATTGACCAGCAACACATCCCCACCTTGCTGCGCAACGACCCCCGCATTCCCGACCGCTCCAGCGCCTATATGGCCGGCGGTGAAAGTCCCCTGCCCCATATGATTCAAGGCGTGCGCTTTCTGGAGGAAGCCGGCGCGCAACTGATCGCCATCCCGTGCAACACCGCGCACCTTTGGTACGCCGACATCGCCGCCAGCACAGGCGTGCCGGTGCTGCACATCATCGAAGCGGTCATTGACGACCTGCGCCGCCTGGGCTTGCCGCGTGGCCGCATCGGCCTGATGGGCACGGCCGCCACGCTGAAACTGGGCTTGTACCAGCAGCACCTTCAGGCGCAAGGCTACGACTGCATCGTTCCCGACGACGACGAAGTCGAACGCTATTGCATGGGGTCCATACGCGCCGTCAAGGGCAACCGCCTGGAAGAGGCCTTCGCCCCCGCCGCCGAGTGCATCGCCCGCCTGAAAGCACGCGGCGCCGACGCCGTGGTGCTGGGCTGCACCGAACTGCCGCTGGCCGTGCCGCACGCGCTGCGCCCCAGCCTGGGCGTAACGCTCACGGACTCGATCGATGCGCTTGCCCGCGCAGCCATCGCGCATTACGA